The Euphorbia lathyris chromosome 2, ddEupLath1.1, whole genome shotgun sequence genome includes a window with the following:
- the LOC136216923 gene encoding phenolic glucoside malonyltransferase 1-like — MKSWAHICKENFDDDVAALLPRDLTPIFDRTGVDEPQEFATFILNKILSSSDPNPKSLKLPRFTRDIGNLVRANFEISRQNITKLRRKIVSQLNGEEKDTHLSTFVVSYAYIIVSIVKAKQLEKKGKVGFLFSGDCRSRLNPPLPTNYFGNCVIGSFVLIDTETIAEGDLIVWVVKELSRMIKELEIRVKNMSSDREIENLLNFERNIVKVADLIIGVAGSPQFGIYGTDFGWGKPNKIQIVSIDNRGAISMAESRDGNGGIEVGLVLKKHEMEMFSSLFVNGFKDM, encoded by the coding sequence ATGAAATCATGGGCTCATATATGCAAAGAGAACTTCGACGACGATGTGGCAGCATTGCTGCCTCGTGATCTAACTCCTATTTTCGATCGAACGGGAGTTGATGAGCCACAAGAATTCGCCACGTTTATCTTAAACAAAATACTGTCCAGTTCGGATCCAAACCCGAAAAGCTTAAAACTCCCACGATTTACAAGGGATATCGGAAACTTAGTACGAGCCAATTTTGAGATTTCGCGACAGAACATAACCAAACTCCGACGGAAAATTGTTTCGCAGCTCAACGGGGAAGAAAAAGATACGCATTTATCGACATTTGTTGTTTCGTATGCTTATATTATAGTATCTATTGTGAAAGCAAAACAGTtagaaaagaaaggaaaggttgGATTCTTGTTTTCAGGAGACTGTAGATCCCGTTTAAACCCTCCATTACCGACGAATTACTTTGGTAACTGTGTCATCGGAAGTTTCGTGTTGATCGATACAGAAACTATTGCGGAGGGGGATTTGATTGTGTGGGTAGTGAAGGAACTTAGCAGGATGATAAAAGAGTTAGAGATAAGAGTGAAGAATATGAGTAGTGATCGAGAAATTGAAAATCTTTTGAACTTTGAAAGAAACATTGTGAAAGTTGCTGATCTGATTATCGGAGTTGCTGGATCGCCTCAATTTGGGATTTATGGAACTGATTTTGGATGGGGGAAGCCGAATAAAATTCAAATTGTGTCCATTGATAACCGAGGAGCAATTTCTATGGCAGAGAGTAGGGATGGAAATGGAGGTATTGAGGTTGGTTTAGTtttgaaaaaacatgaaatggAAATGTTTAGTTCTTTGTTTGTTAATGGGTTTAAAGATATGTAA
- the LOC136216927 gene encoding uncharacterized protein, with protein sequence MDVSLISDTVTLATKQGLGFSNSLIPRDNLISAVIFDALAPPAVKSSSTRTVRRTLLRKRRRTRRKTYSGGESGDVGEELVFFGGDGDGDGNLGGGGGGSWGGGGGWNFHRFGGQNWDESSWSPSSEFAYGFVYEVIYWIALSTCLHFAFEKGMRMISGGIAGTDREKVAMRFTSVC encoded by the coding sequence TTCCGATACTGTAACATTGGCCACGAAACAGGGGTTAGGGTTTTCGAATTCGCTTATTCCCCGCGATAATTTGATATCCGCTGTTATTTTCGATGCACTAGCTCCTCCTGCAGTGAAATCTAGCTCCACGAGAACTGTTCGTCGTACTCTACTCCGCAAGAGGCGGAGGACAAGGAGGAAAACGTACAGCGGCGGTGAATCCGGGGACGTCGGGGAGGAGTTGGTGTTTTTTGGAGGTGATGGAGATGGTGATGGTAATCTCGGTGGGGGTGGTGGTGGAAGTTGGGGCGGAGGCGGCGGGTGGAATTTTCATCGTTTCGGAGGGCAAAATTGGGATGAGTCATCATGGTCGCCGTCCTCTGAGTTTGCTTATGGTTTCGTTTATGAGGTGATTTATTGGATTGCTCTCTCAACTTGCTTGCATTTCGCGTTCGAGAAGGGTATGAGGATGATCAGTGGTGGAATTGCAGGTACTGATAGGGAGAAAGTTGCTATGCGATTCACTTCTGTTTGCTAA